The following are encoded together in the Populus trichocarpa isolate Nisqually-1 chromosome 5, P.trichocarpa_v4.1, whole genome shotgun sequence genome:
- the LOC7485611 gene encoding SKP1-like protein 1B — translation MSTGRKFILKSSDGESFEVDEAVAVESQTIKHMIEDDCADNGIPLPNVTSKVLAKVIEYCKKHVESPKSDDRPSSAADDLKAWDAEFVKVDQATLFDLILAANYLNIKNLLDLTCQRVADMIKGKTPEEIRKTFNIKNDFTPEEEEEVRRENQWAFE, via the exons ATGTCGACGGGCCGGAAATTTATTCTGAAAAGCTCAGACGGAGAGTCATTTGAGGTCGACGAAGCCGTAGCCGTTGAATCTCAGACTATAAAACACATGATTGAAGATGACTGCGCTGATAACGGTATCCCTTTACCTAACGTTACAAGCAAGGTTCTTGCTAAGGTGATCGAGTACTGCAAAAAGCACGTTGAGTCCCCTAAATCGGACGATCGTCCTTCTTCTGCTGCTGATGATCTTAAAGCTTGGGATGCTGAATTCGTCAAAGTTGACCAGGCCACTCTCTTCGATCTCATCCTG GCTGCCAATTATCTGAACATCAAGAACTTGCTGGACCTCACTTGTCAGAGAGTGGCTGATATGATCAAGGGCAAGACTCCAGAAGAGATCCGCAAGACATTCAACATCAAGAATGACTTTACAccagaggaagaggaggaggttCGGAGAGAGAACCAGTGGGCATTTGAGTAG
- the LOC7485612 gene encoding CO(2)-response secreted protease, translating into MKYSALCYVLFLILFDVFLVKSGADEGEKDGVYIVYMGAATANGSSKNEHAQLLSSVLKRRKNALVHSYEHGISGFTARLSAAEAQSIAKNPGVVSVFPDPVYQLHTTRSWDFLKYGTDVKIDLSPNSDSNLSSRGYDVIIGILDTGIWPESKSFSDKDMDPIPSSWKGTCVEARDFNSSNCNRKLIGARSYNGPGDDDDGLVNTPRDMNGHGTHVASTAAGIMVPGASYHGLASGTAKGGSLGSRIAVYRICTPNGCAGSSILAAFSDAIKDGVDILSLSLGSPASRISDFKEDPIAIGAFHAVENGITVVCSAGNDGPSEKTVSNGAPWILTVAATTIDRRFESNVVLDKKKVIKGEAINFANIGKSPVHPLIYAKSAKKAGADARDARNCYPDSMDGKKIKGKIVICDNDEDINSYYKMNEVRNLEGIGAVLVSDKTNGDASDFDEFPMTVIRSKDAVEIFAYLNSTKNPVATILPTTVVSQYKPAPAIAYFSSRGPSSISRNILKPDIAAPGSNILAAWTAYDGEVTDEGREIPKFKIMSGTSMSCPHVSGMAAVLKSHYPSWSPSAIKSAIMTTASQINNMKAPITTELGAIATAYDYGAGEMSTNGALQPGLVYETTAIDYLYFLCYHGYNISTIKVISKDVPAGFACPKESKVNMISNINYPSIAVFNLTGKHSRNITRTLTNVAGDGTATYSLTIEAPIGLTVTVTPTSLQFTKNGQRLGYHIIFTPTVSSLQKDMFGSITWRTKKFNVRTPFVASSR; encoded by the exons ATGAAATATTCTGCCCTATGCTATGTGCTGTTCCTTATCCTCTTTGATGTATTTCTGGTAAAATCAGGAGCAGACGAGGGAGAGAAGGATGGTGTTTATATTGTTTACATGGGAGCTGCGACAGCAAATGGTTCTTCAAAGAATGAACATGCCCAGCTTCTGAGCTCTGTCTTAAAACG GAGAAAGAATGCTCTAGTGCACAGCTACGAACATGGAATTTCAGGGTTTACAGCTCGTTTATCAGCAGCAGAGGCACAATCAATTGCTAAAAACCCAGGGGTCGTATCAGTTTTTCCTGATCCTGTCTACCAACTCCACACAACTCGTTCATGGGATTTCTTGAAATACGGAACCGATGTAAAGATCGACTTGAGCCCAAATTCTGACTCTAACTTATCTTCTCGAGGATATGATGTGATCATTGGAATCCTGGATACAG GTATTTGGCCCGAGTCTAAGAGTTTTAGTGACAAGGATATGGATCCAATACCATCAAGCTGGAAGGGTACCTGTGTCGAAGCTCGAGATTTCAACTCATCCAATTGTAATAG AAAATTAATTGGAGCAAGATCTTACAATGGCCCTGGCGATGACGATGACGGACTTGTTAATACACCAAGAGATATGAATGGTCATGGCACTCATGTAGCTTCGACTGCAGCAGGAATTATGGTCCCTGGTGCATCTTACCATGGATTAGCTTCCGGGACTGCGAAAGGTGGATCACTTGGGTCAAGGATTGCTGTGTACAGAATATGTACGCCAAACGGATGTGCTGGGTCCAGTATATTAGCTGCATTCAGTGATGCCATTAAAGACGGTGTTGATATACTATCATTGTCACTAGGTTCACCAGCATCACGCATCTCCGATTTTAAGGAAGATCCAATAGCCATTGGAGCGTTCCACGCTGTTGAGAATGGTATCACCGTGGTCTGCTCTGCAGGGAACGATGGGCCATCGGAAAAAACTGTTTCGAATGGTGCGCCCTGGATTCTGACAGTTGCTGCAACAACCATAGATCGGAGATTCGAGTCTAATGTTgtgcttgataaaaaaaaggtgatcaAG GGTGAAGCCATAAATTTTGCCAATATTGGAAAATCTCCAGTACATCCATTGATTTATGCGAAGTCAGCTAAGAAGGCCGGTGCGGACGCAAGGGATGCCAG AAACTGCTACCCAGATTCTATGGATGGGAAAAAGATCAAAGGAAAAATCGTCATCTGTGACAATGATGAAGATATAAACTCATATTATAAGATGAACGAGGTGCGGAACTTGGAAGGAATTGGTGCTGTCTTGGTCAGCGACAAGACAAATGGAGATGCATCTGATTTCGATGAATTTCCAATGACTGTGATCAGATCAAAGGATGCTGTCGAGATCTTTGCCTACCTAAACTCAACCAA AAATCCAGTTGCAACAATCCTACCCACCACAGTGGTGTCACAATATAAGCCAGCACCTGCTATCGCCTACTTTTCATCCAGAGGGCCTTCCTCCATCTCAAGAAATATCCTCAAG CCTGATATAGCGGCACCGGGATCAAACATACTGGCAGCTTGGACGGCCTATGATGGAGAAGTAACTGATGAAGGTAGAGAAAtcccaaaatttaaaattatgtcaGGAACCTCCATGTCATGTCCGCATGTTTCTGGAATGGCTGCTGTGCTCAAATCCCATTACCCCTCTTGGAGTCCCTCTGCTATCAAGTCTGCCATTATGACAACAG CATCTCAGATAAACAATATGAAGGCCCCAATAACAACAGAGTTAGGTGCTATTGCCACAGCTTATGATTATGGGGCGGGTGAAATGAGCACGAACGGAGCATTGCAACCAGGGCTAGTTTATGAAACCACCGCCATTGACTACTTATACTTCCTGTGCTATCACGGGTACAATATATCCACAATTAAAGTTATTTCCAAAGATGTTCCAGCTGGTTTTGCTTGTCCGAAGGAATCAAAAGTCAATATGATATCCAATATCAACTATCCGTCAATAGCAGTTTTCAACCTCACTGGAAAACACAGTAGGAACATTACCAGAACCCTCACAAACGTTGCTGGAGATGGTACCGCAACTTACTCTCTAACAATTGAAGCACCTATTGGTCTAACAGTCACCGTGACTCCAACTAGCTTGCAGTTCACAAAGAACGGCCAAAGACTGGGTTATCACATAATTTTCACTCCAACTGTCTCTTCATTACAGAAAGACATGTTCGGGTCAATTACATGGAGaaccaaaaaatttaatgtcCGCACTCCGTTCGTCGCAAGTAGTAGGTGA